One segment of Nocardia farcinica DNA contains the following:
- a CDS encoding fumarate reductase/succinate dehydrogenase flavoprotein subunit, whose product MPEVERHNYDVVVIGAGGAGLRAVIEARERGLSVAVVCKSLFGKAHTVMAEGGCAASMGNANEKDTWQTHFKDTMRGGKFLNNWRMAELHAQEAPDRVWELESYGALFDRTADGRISQRNFGGHTYPRLAHVGDRTGLEIIRTMQQKIVALQQEDHAATGDYEARIKVFAECTVTELLTDSGRIAGAFGYWRESGKFVLFEAPAVVLATGGIGKSYKVTSNSWEYTGDGHALALRAGATLINMEFLQFHPTGMVWPPSVKGILVTEGVRGDGGVLKNSEGKRFMFDYIPGVFKGQYAETEAEADQWLKDNDSARRTPDLLPRDEVARAINEEVKAGRGTEHGGVFLDIASRLPAEEIKRRLPSMYHQFKELADVDITKEPMEVGPTCHYVMGGIEVDPDTGAASVPGLFAAGECSGGMHGSNRLGGNSLSDLLVFGRRAGLGAAAYVEQLDARPQVSDAGVAAAARTAVAPFDPPADGRGENPYTLHTDLQQVMNDLVGIIRKEHELEQAIERLGELRERFANVTVEGHRQFNPGWHLALDLRNMLLVSECVAQAALQRTESRGGHTRDDYPTMDPAWRNKLLVCAVDPDDAEAVVPRVRVTPKDQTPMRPDLLALFDLAELEKYYHSAELAGHPAGAGPATEGEA is encoded by the coding sequence ATGCCAGAAGTGGAACGGCACAACTACGACGTGGTGGTCATCGGGGCGGGCGGCGCGGGCCTGCGCGCGGTCATCGAGGCGCGCGAGCGCGGCCTGTCGGTGGCGGTGGTGTGCAAGTCGCTGTTCGGCAAGGCGCACACGGTGATGGCCGAGGGCGGCTGCGCGGCCTCGATGGGCAACGCCAACGAGAAGGACACCTGGCAGACCCACTTCAAGGACACCATGCGCGGGGGCAAGTTCCTCAACAACTGGCGCATGGCCGAGCTGCACGCGCAGGAGGCGCCGGACCGGGTCTGGGAGCTGGAATCCTATGGGGCGCTGTTCGACCGGACCGCCGACGGCCGGATCAGCCAACGCAACTTCGGCGGGCACACCTACCCGCGCCTGGCGCACGTGGGCGACCGCACCGGCCTCGAGATCATCCGCACCATGCAGCAGAAGATCGTGGCGCTGCAACAGGAGGACCACGCCGCGACCGGCGACTACGAGGCGCGGATCAAGGTCTTCGCCGAATGCACCGTCACCGAGCTGTTGACCGATTCCGGCCGCATCGCGGGCGCGTTCGGGTACTGGCGGGAGTCGGGCAAGTTCGTGCTGTTCGAGGCGCCCGCGGTGGTGCTGGCCACCGGCGGCATCGGCAAGTCCTACAAGGTCACCTCGAACTCGTGGGAGTACACCGGTGACGGGCACGCGCTGGCACTGCGCGCGGGCGCGACGCTGATCAACATGGAGTTCCTGCAGTTCCACCCGACCGGCATGGTCTGGCCGCCGAGCGTCAAGGGCATCCTGGTCACCGAGGGCGTGCGCGGCGACGGCGGGGTGCTGAAGAACTCCGAGGGCAAGCGCTTCATGTTCGACTACATCCCGGGGGTCTTCAAGGGCCAGTACGCCGAGACCGAGGCCGAGGCCGATCAGTGGTTGAAAGACAACGACTCGGCCCGCCGCACCCCCGACCTGCTGCCGCGCGACGAGGTCGCCCGGGCGATCAACGAAGAGGTCAAGGCCGGGCGCGGCACCGAGCACGGCGGCGTGTTCCTCGACATCGCCTCGCGGCTGCCCGCCGAGGAGATCAAGCGCAGGTTGCCGTCGATGTACCACCAGTTCAAGGAGCTGGCCGACGTCGACATCACCAAGGAGCCGATGGAGGTCGGGCCGACCTGTCATTACGTCATGGGCGGTATCGAGGTGGACCCGGACACCGGCGCGGCGAGCGTGCCCGGCCTGTTCGCGGCCGGTGAGTGCTCGGGCGGCATGCACGGTTCCAACCGGCTCGGCGGCAACTCGCTGTCGGACCTGTTGGTGTTCGGCCGGCGCGCCGGGCTGGGCGCCGCCGCCTATGTCGAGCAGCTCGACGCGCGGCCGCAGGTCTCGGACGCGGGGGTGGCCGCGGCGGCGCGTACCGCCGTCGCGCCGTTCGATCCGCCCGCGGACGGGCGCGGGGAGAACCCCTACACCCTGCACACCGATCTGCAGCAGGTGATGAACGACCTGGTCGGCATCATCCGCAAGGAGCACGAACTCGAGCAGGCGATCGAGCGGCTGGGCGAGCTGCGGGAGCGCTTCGCCAACGTCACCGTCGAGGGCCATCGGCAGTTCAACCCGGGCTGGCATCTGGCGCTCGACCTGCGCAACATGCTGCTGGTCAGCGAATGCGTGGCGCAGGCGGCACTACAGCGGACCGAGAGCCGCGGCGGGCACACCCGCGACGACTACCCGACGATGGACCCGGCCTGGCGCAACAAGCTGCTGGTGTGCGCGGTCGATCCGGACGACGCCGAGGCCGTCGTGCCGCGGGTGCGGGTGACGCCGAAGGATCAGACGCCGATGCGCCCGGACCTGCTCGCGCTCTTCGACCTGGCCGAACTCGAGAAGTACTACCACTCGGCCGAACTCGCGGGGCATCCCGCCGGCGCGGGACCGGCCACGGAAGGTGAGGCCTGA
- a CDS encoding RNA-binding S4 domain-containing protein, translating to MPHREHDAPTQARVDSWTWSVRLFKTRSAAAEACRGGHVRVNGATAKPAQPVRPGDEVRIRVGGTERIVIVERIVTKRVGAPIAAQCLIDRSPPPPPKELLAAMPRRDRGSGRPTKRERRETDRLLGRRDS from the coding sequence GTGCCGCACCGAGAACACGACGCACCGACGCAGGCCAGGGTCGATTCCTGGACGTGGTCGGTGCGGCTGTTCAAGACCCGGTCCGCGGCAGCCGAAGCCTGCCGCGGTGGTCACGTCCGAGTCAACGGGGCCACCGCGAAACCGGCGCAGCCGGTCCGCCCGGGTGACGAGGTGCGTATCCGAGTCGGCGGCACCGAGCGCATCGTGATCGTCGAGCGGATCGTCACCAAACGGGTCGGTGCTCCGATCGCCGCCCAATGCCTGATCGACCGCAGTCCGCCGCCTCCGCCGAAGGAACTCCTCGCCGCCATGCCGCGGCGCGACCGCGGGTCCGGTCGGCCCACGAAACGGGAACGCCGCGAGACCGATCGCCTGCTCGGTCGCCGCGACTCCTGA
- a CDS encoding dienelactone hydrolase family protein: MQFTSEQHLDSASGRGGVLERRFVLGDIPGILWTPGFGSAPAPLVLVGHPGGLPTMYPRLVARAVHAVANGFAAATIELPGCGERPRSVAADEARAELREAVAAGAPVADEIVDRLVLPLVEQAAPEWRAALDALLAVPGIGGPVGYSGGVFALGIRLALVEPRIAAAVLFAGSYVPRVMLDEARQVRIPLLVLLQWDDEGNDRRQALEVFDALGSREKTLHANMGGHTGVPWFEGDDANRFFARHLKSADSTDV; encoded by the coding sequence GTGCAATTCACTTCCGAACAGCACCTCGATTCCGCATCCGGCCGCGGCGGCGTCCTCGAACGCAGATTCGTCCTCGGCGACATTCCCGGAATCCTCTGGACGCCCGGCTTCGGGTCGGCACCGGCCCCGCTCGTCCTGGTCGGTCATCCCGGCGGCCTGCCCACCATGTATCCGCGGCTGGTGGCCCGGGCGGTGCACGCCGTGGCGAACGGCTTCGCCGCGGCGACCATCGAACTCCCCGGCTGCGGTGAGCGCCCCCGTTCCGTCGCCGCCGACGAGGCCAGGGCCGAGCTGCGCGAAGCGGTCGCGGCCGGGGCCCCGGTCGCCGACGAGATCGTCGACCGGCTCGTACTCCCGCTGGTCGAGCAGGCCGCCCCGGAATGGCGGGCCGCCCTGGACGCGCTGCTCGCGGTGCCCGGCATCGGCGGACCGGTCGGCTACTCGGGCGGGGTGTTCGCGCTCGGCATCCGGCTGGCGCTGGTCGAACCGCGCATCGCGGCAGCCGTGCTGTTCGCCGGGAGTTACGTGCCGCGCGTCATGCTCGACGAAGCCCGGCAGGTGCGGATTCCGCTGCTGGTCCTGCTGCAGTGGGACGACGAGGGAAACGACCGGCGACAGGCGCTGGAGGTGTTCGACGCGCTCGGATCGCGGGAGAAAACCCTGCACGCCAACATGGGCGGGCACACCGGAGTCCCGTGGTTCGAGGGAGACGATGCGAACCGGTTCTTCGCCCGGCATCTGAAGTCGGCAGACTCTACAGATGTCTAA
- a CDS encoding C40 family peptidase, which produces MGAVAATGAMPAVPAMAATVNIPGLGDFDVPVPQEFEQPVQQLNQQLQQALAAPQGGVQQAPLAAPQFPSFQIPAPFQQTTPGDIALDAAKTKVGAMYSWGAAGPSTFDCSGLVKWAYRQAGIELPRTSFEQSHVGAPVAFEDLRPGDIVVTNGGGHVGLYAGDGKLLNAVQSGQPVSYTPLRPDMVVTARRIAD; this is translated from the coding sequence ATGGGCGCAGTTGCTGCGACCGGCGCGATGCCCGCTGTTCCCGCGATGGCCGCCACGGTCAACATTCCCGGCCTCGGCGATTTCGACGTCCCGGTGCCGCAGGAGTTCGAACAGCCCGTCCAGCAGCTCAACCAGCAGCTGCAGCAGGCCCTGGCCGCCCCGCAGGGTGGCGTGCAGCAGGCGCCGCTGGCCGCTCCCCAGTTCCCCAGCTTCCAGATCCCGGCGCCGTTCCAGCAGACGACGCCCGGTGACATCGCCCTCGACGCCGCCAAGACCAAGGTCGGCGCCATGTACTCGTGGGGCGCGGCGGGCCCGTCCACCTTCGACTGCTCCGGCCTGGTGAAGTGGGCCTACCGGCAGGCGGGTATCGAGCTCCCCCGCACCAGCTTCGAACAGTCGCATGTCGGTGCCCCGGTCGCCTTCGAGGACCTGCGCCCCGGTGACATCGTGGTCACCAACGGCGGCGGCCATGTCGGCCTGTACGCCGGTGACGGCAAGCTCCTCAACGCGGTGCAGTCCGGTCAGCCGGTGTCCTACACCCCGCTGCGCCCCGACATGGTCGTCACCGCGCGCCGCATCGCCGACTAA
- a CDS encoding ATP-binding protein, with the protein MDPVRNPYAPGAGQRPPELAGRDKQLQAFDIVLERVARGRPERSVMLTGLRGVGKTVLLNQLRSAAISRGWGTGKIEARPDQDLRRPLSSALHMATRAVAMAHRNQERVDDFLGILKAFALRATADKGMRERWQPGIDVPAVSGRADSGDIEIDLVELLKEAAALAGDIGVGMAIFIDEMQDLGAADISAICGACHELSQDGAPLIVVGAGLPHLPAVLSASKSYSERLFSYHRIDRLDRESADQALIAPAEREDVTFTPEALAALYQKADGYPYFVQAYGKATWDQAPESPITAEDVAVAAPAAEEELAVGFFGSRYERATPAEREYMRAMADLAGDDGPVATSAVAAELGRKPASLSPARDGLIKKGLIYSAERGTIGFTVPHFGRYLRSV; encoded by the coding sequence ATGGACCCCGTGCGCAACCCGTATGCCCCGGGAGCGGGTCAGCGCCCGCCGGAACTCGCCGGACGCGACAAGCAGCTCCAGGCCTTCGACATCGTGCTGGAGCGGGTGGCCCGGGGCCGCCCCGAGCGCAGCGTGATGCTCACCGGTCTGCGCGGCGTGGGAAAGACCGTGCTGCTCAACCAACTTCGCTCCGCCGCCATCTCGCGCGGCTGGGGCACCGGCAAGATCGAGGCCCGCCCCGACCAGGATCTGCGCAGGCCGCTGTCCTCGGCGCTGCACATGGCGACCAGGGCGGTGGCGATGGCGCATCGCAACCAGGAACGGGTCGACGATTTCCTCGGCATCCTCAAGGCCTTCGCCCTGCGCGCCACCGCGGACAAGGGGATGCGGGAGCGGTGGCAGCCCGGCATCGACGTGCCCGCGGTCTCGGGCCGGGCCGATTCCGGCGACATCGAGATCGACCTGGTCGAATTGCTCAAGGAGGCGGCCGCGCTCGCCGGCGACATCGGCGTCGGGATGGCGATCTTCATCGACGAGATGCAGGATCTGGGCGCCGCCGACATCTCCGCCATCTGCGGTGCCTGCCACGAACTCAGCCAGGACGGTGCGCCATTGATCGTGGTGGGCGCGGGCCTGCCGCACCTGCCCGCGGTCCTCTCCGCCTCCAAGAGCTACTCGGAGCGGCTGTTCAGCTACCACCGCATCGACCGGCTCGATCGCGAGTCCGCCGACCAGGCACTGATCGCACCGGCCGAACGCGAGGACGTGACGTTCACCCCCGAGGCGCTCGCCGCGCTCTACCAGAAGGCCGACGGTTACCCGTATTTCGTGCAGGCCTACGGCAAGGCCACCTGGGATCAGGCGCCGGAGAGCCCGATCACCGCCGAGGACGTGGCGGTCGCGGCCCCCGCGGCGGAGGAGGAGCTGGCGGTCGGCTTCTTCGGCTCCCGCTACGAGCGGGCCACGCCGGCCGAGCGCGAGTACATGCGGGCGATGGCGGATCTGGCCGGCGACGACGGGCCGGTGGCCACCTCGGCGGTGGCGGCCGAGCTGGGCCGCAAACCCGCCTCGCTCTCGCCCGCGCGGGACGGCCTGATCAAGAAGGGGCTGATCTACTCCGCCGAGCGCGGCACCATCGGGTTCACGGTGCCGCACTTCGGCCGCTACCTGCGGAGCGTGTGA
- a CDS encoding succinate dehydrogenase/fumarate reductase iron-sulfur subunit has translation MGYDAKFRVWRGDETGGALQDFTVEVNEGEVVLDIIHRLQATQAPDLAVRWNCKAGKCGSCSAEVNGRPRLLCMTRMSTFTRDELVTVTPMRTFPVVRDLVTDVSFNYEKAREIPSFTPPPELKPGDYRMKQVDVERSQEFRKCIECFLCQNTCHVVRDHEENKQAFAGPRFLMRIAELEMHPLDVADRRQLAQDDQGLGYCNITKCCTEVCPENIKITDNALIPLKERVADRKYDPLVWLGNKLFRR, from the coding sequence ATGGGTTACGACGCCAAATTCCGCGTCTGGCGCGGAGACGAGACCGGTGGCGCGCTCCAGGATTTCACCGTGGAGGTGAACGAGGGCGAGGTGGTGCTCGACATCATCCACCGCCTGCAGGCCACCCAGGCCCCCGACCTGGCGGTGCGCTGGAACTGCAAGGCGGGCAAGTGCGGCTCGTGTTCGGCGGAGGTGAACGGTCGGCCGCGGCTGCTCTGCATGACCCGGATGTCGACCTTCACCCGCGACGAGCTCGTCACCGTGACGCCGATGCGCACGTTCCCGGTGGTCCGGGATCTCGTCACCGATGTGTCGTTCAATTACGAGAAGGCCAGGGAGATCCCGTCGTTCACCCCACCCCCGGAGTTGAAGCCGGGGGATTACCGGATGAAGCAGGTCGACGTCGAGCGATCGCAGGAATTCCGGAAATGCATCGAGTGTTTCCTGTGCCAGAACACCTGTCACGTCGTGCGTGATCACGAGGAGAACAAGCAGGCGTTCGCGGGCCCCCGATTCCTGATGCGGATCGCGGAACTGGAAATGCACCCGCTCGATGTCGCCGATCGCAGGCAGCTCGCGCAGGACGACCAGGGCCTGGGCTACTGCAACATCACCAAGTGCTGCACCGAGGTGTGCCCGGAGAACATCAAGATCACCGACAACGCGCTGATCCCGCTCAAGGAGCGGGTGGCCGATCGCAAGTACGATCCGCTGGTCTGGTTGGGCAACAAGCTGTTTCGGCGCTGA
- a CDS encoding helix-turn-helix domain-containing protein yields the protein MTLAPSSTRTAVKPARAAGTATAAGAGPAVARRQLGRYLRDWRTQAGLTIAEAARLMEWGASTLQRLEKGQADRIRSLDIQELCRIYGIPDDLRDALTGLAQQSPGPSWWHAHGEVIPEDFDLYPGIEAIAAELSCYQPELVPPLLQTPDYARALLRLARPSADDVELDHRVQVRVQRQAVLTRKSPARLTAVVHEAVLRRIVGCPKMMAAQLRQLADTGTRPNVTVLVLPFAAGLPVGEQTGAFTVLRFGAGAGRTVEPPLVHVAGFTGDLYLERPQDVARFEAAHDCLRHYALDAQASRRMLRQAAKEYAAQAGHIGR from the coding sequence ATGACGTTGGCACCGAGTTCCACACGCACAGCAGTGAAACCGGCCCGCGCGGCCGGGACGGCTACCGCCGCGGGCGCGGGTCCGGCGGTCGCCCGGCGGCAGCTGGGCCGCTACCTGCGCGACTGGCGCACCCAGGCCGGTCTCACCATCGCCGAGGCGGCGCGGCTGATGGAATGGGGCGCGAGCACCTTGCAGCGCCTGGAGAAGGGGCAGGCCGACCGGATCCGCAGCCTGGACATCCAGGAACTCTGTCGCATCTACGGCATTCCGGACGACCTGCGGGATGCGCTCACCGGCCTGGCCCAGCAGAGCCCCGGCCCGAGCTGGTGGCACGCGCACGGCGAGGTGATCCCGGAGGACTTCGACCTCTATCCGGGCATCGAGGCGATCGCAGCCGAGTTGTCTTGCTACCAGCCAGAACTCGTGCCACCCCTGCTGCAGACGCCGGATTACGCCCGGGCGCTGCTGCGGCTCGCCCGGCCCTCCGCCGACGACGTCGAACTCGACCACCGTGTCCAGGTGCGCGTGCAACGCCAGGCTGTACTGACCAGGAAGTCGCCGGCCCGGCTCACGGCCGTGGTCCACGAAGCGGTGCTGCGCCGCATCGTCGGCTGCCCCAAAATGATGGCCGCACAGCTGCGTCAACTCGCCGACACCGGTACGCGTCCGAACGTGACCGTGCTGGTGCTGCCGTTCGCCGCGGGCCTGCCCGTGGGCGAGCAGACCGGCGCGTTCACCGTGCTCCGCTTCGGTGCGGGCGCGGGGCGCACCGTCGAGCCACCGTTGGTGCACGTCGCCGGCTTCACCGGGGACCTGTATCTGGAGCGGCCGCAGGACGTGGCCCGCTTCGAGGCCGCCCACGACTGCCTGCGGCACTACGCGCTGGATGCGCAGGCCAGCAGGCGCATGCTGCGGCAGGCGGCCAAGGAGTACGCCGCCCAGGCCGGGCACATCGGCAGGTGA